From the genome of Rhizobacter sp. AJA081-3:
CGGCACCACGGCTTCGCGCGAGAGCAGCGTCCACTGGTGGCCGCGCGCAAGCCGTTGCCAGAGTTCGCACTGGGCCGCGGAGCGGCAGACGAGCCACAGCGGCTCCGGGCTGCTGCTGTGGATTCCGCCCTGGAATGCGAGCAGGCGTTGCTCCACGAGGCGCTGCGCGCGCGTGTCGCAGCGGTCCCAGATCAACTCCTCCAGCGTGCCGCCAGCCACGCGCAGCAGCGTCATGCCCTCGTCGCGCAGCACCGCGATGACCGCGTCGTCGCCGACATGGCCCGCGATCGCCTGAAGGTCGTCCAGCAGCGCCAGCTCGACGTGGGCCAGCCGCACGCCGGCCTGAGCCAGCGCCTGCTGCCAGGCCTGGAGGTCGGCCGGCTCGATGGCCGCGGCCAGCCAGCCGGAGCGACCGGGCAGCGACACCACCTGGACCACCAGGTCCTGCCGGCCCAGCGTCTGCACGAAGTGGGTTTGCGCTTCCCGCTGTGCCGTCGGCCAGTCCGCGCTGGCCGGCCGCAGCGACAGGTACGCGAGTTCGTCCGGCACCAGCAGGCGCGCCTGGCGTGGCAGCGCGGCCGCGCCGTCTTCCTGCAGTGCCTTGAGCGCCTGCGGCAGTGCCACGCCGATCGAGCCTTCGGCATGCGCTTCGTGCACGACGCGGCGAGACCAGGGCGCCAGCACCTGCGCGACGCAGCTGCCGCGTGTCAGGCGCAGCAGCAGTTCACTCTTCCACGGCTGTGACACGGTTGGCCTCTTCGAGAGTGGTCTGGCCGGAGGCCACGAGTTCGAGCGCGGCTTCGCGCAGCGTGCGCAGGCCGCGCTCGCGGGCGGCCTCGCGCAACACGGCCGGGCTGGCACGTTCGGCGATCAGGCTTCGCAGGCCGACGTCCATGGCCAGGGTCTGCGCGATCGCATGGCGGCCCTTGTAGCCGGTGCCGCGGCAGTGCGCGCAGCCGATGCCGCGCCGGAAGTTCCAGCCCAGCAGGATGTCGGGCAGCGCGCTGGCCTCGATGAGCTCGGCATCGGGCTCGTCGGGCGCGCTGCACTGCGGGCAGATGATGCGCACCAGGCGCTGGGCCACCACGCCGTTGAGCGCGGAGACCAGGTTGTAGGGATCCACGCCCATCGTCGACAGGCGTCCGATCACGTCGAACACGTTGTTCGCGTGCACGGTGGCGAACACCTGATGGCCGGTCAGCGCGGCCTGGATGGCGATCTGCGCCGTCTCGGCGTCGCGCATCTCGCCGACCATGATCTTGTCCGGGTCGTGGCGCAGGATGGAGCGCAGGCCGCGCGCGAAGGTCAGGCCCTTGGCCTCGTTGACCGGGATCTGCAGCACGTCGGGCAGCTGGTACTCGACGGGGTCCTCGATCGTGATGATCTTTTCCTGCCCGGTGTTCACCTCGGACAGCACCGCGTACAGCGTGGTGGTCTTGCCACTGCCGGTGGGGCCGGTGACCAGCAGCAGCCCGTAGGGCATGGCGCCGAGCTTGCGGATGAATCGCGCGTTGTCGGCATCGAAGCCCAGGTGCTCGATGTTCAGCGTCTCGTCGGCGGACAGCTGATAACGGTCGAGGATGCGCAGCACGGCGTCTTCGCCGTACAGGTTGGGCATGATGGACACGCGCACATCGATCGCCCGGCCGCCGTAGCTGAGCTTCAGGCGGCCGTCCTGCGGCACGCGGCGCTCGGAGATGTCGAGATCCGCGAGCACCTTGATTCGCGAGACCACGCGGTCGGCGAAGTCGCGTCCTTCGGGCCGGGCCACGGCCTGCAGCACGCCGTCGAGCCGGTACTTCACCGCCAGGCCCTTCGCAGCGCATTCGAGGTGGATGTCGCTGGCCTGCGCCTTCAGCGCGTCGTACAGCGTGCCGTTGACGAACCGAACCACCGGGCTCTCGTCGGTGCTGATGCCCGCCAGCGAGAGCTTGAGCACGTCTTCCGCGTCCGCGACACCGTGATTTGAATCGTTCGCTGCCTGGGTGGAGCCATCGAGTGCGCGTGTCTCGCGTTCCAGGCGTGCGTAGAAGGCCGCAACGTCATTGGCGCCTGCCACGTACCAGACCGAAGGCGGGTGGCCGGCAGCGCGGATGCGCGACTCGAGCCACATGCGGGTGCCGTCGTCGAAGGGATCGGCCAGCACCACGTGGCGCAGCTCGCTGCCGTCGCGCAGCACCACGCACAGGCGTTGCTGACCCTGGCTGAAGGGCACCAGCTCCGTGTCGGCCTGATCGGGCTTCCAGTGCGTGAGGTCGGCCAGCGTCAGGCCGCTGCCCTCGCTGAGCCAGCGCTTCATCGCCACGTCGCGAACCTCGGGCCGCTCGTTCTTCAGCAGCTTGCGGGCTGCGGCGAAACGCTGGCCGAGCCGCGCGACCATGTCCTGGGCCAGGCGTGCGGCGTCGCTGTCGGGCGGGGCGGTGGTGGATGTGTCGCTCATGGTCGGTGCCTCTTGCCCTTCAGCGGATGCTGCTGGCCATCTGGAAGATCGGCACGTACATCAGCACGACGATGCCGCCGACCACCACGCCGATGGTCAGCATCAGGATCGGTTCGATCAGCCGGCCCAGGCGCTCCAGGCCACGCTCGAGCAGCGCGTCGTGCACGTCGGCCACGCGATCGAGCGCGGCGTGCAGCTGGCCGGTCTCCTCGGCCACGCGCAGCACGCGCCAGGCCAGGGTGTCGAGCAGGCCGGCGTCGTGCAGCGACTGCGCCAGCGGCGTGCCGGTGGAGGCGGCAGCCAGCGCCCGGTCGAGCCGCGGCTGGTCGGACGACGCCACCAGTTCGCGGCACATGGCCAGCGCCTTCAGCGCCGGTACGCCGGAGCGGATCAGCATGGCGCCGCTGCGCGCGAGCTGCGACAGGCCGAAGCTGCGCACGTAAGGCCGCATCCAGGGCAGCCGCACGGTCTGCTGCAGCACCCAGCCGGCCAGCTGGCCGGCGCGCGCCTGGCGCCAGAGCATCCAGGCCAGCGTGCCGAGGGCTGCGGCCAGGGTCAGCCAGATCGGCAGCTGGACCTCGTGCATCGCCTTGCCGAGGTGGATCAGCGCGCGCGACAACGGTGCGATGTCCTGCGCCGCGTTGTCGAGCACCAGCGCGAAGCGCGGCACCACGTAGACGAGCAGGAAGAGCACGACGACGAAGGTCACGCTGATCAGCAGCGCAGGGTAGACGCAGGCCGACACCAGCCGGCTGCGCAGCACGCGGATGCGCGCGGCGTTGGAGGCAAAACGCTGCAGGCTGTCGCCGAGGTCGCCGGTGAGCTCGCTCGCCTTCGCACAGGCCAGCAGCGGCACGCCGAAGGCTCCGGTGGCCTGCATCGCGCGTGACAGCGATTCGCCGCGCTGCAGCGACTGCAGCACCTCGCGCACCGGTTCGGCGGCGTTGCCCGCGCCCTGCTCGGACAGCGTGCGCAGCGCCTCGATCAGGCTCAGGCCCGAGCGCAGCATCAGGCTCAGGTCGTGCGCGAACTGCTCTTCGTCGACAAGGACTGCGGCGCGCGCTGCCGGCACCGGCGCGTTCGGCGCCGCAGGCACGCCGGCGCGGGGAGTCGGAAGCTCGATCATGCCGCTACCACGAGACCACGTCCGCGGCCTCGCCCTCACCACCGGGCTGGCCGTCGGCACCCAGGCTGACGAGGTCGTATTCGCCATGCTGCCCGGGGCGCTTGTAGACGTAGGCGCGGCCCCAGGGGTCGTCCGGCACGTCGCGCTTCAGGTAGGGGCCCTGCCAGCGCGCGGCCTGTTGCGGCGCGCTGCGCAGCGCCAGCAGGCCTTGTTCGGAGCTGGGGTACTGGCCGACGTCGAGCCGGTACTGGTCGAGCGCCTGGCCGAAGGATTCGATCTGCGCCCGCGCGACCTTGGCGTTCGACTTGCCGATCTGCGCGAAGTACTGCGGCGCCACGATGCCCGCCAGCAGGCCGATGATGACCATCACCACCAGCAGCTCCAGCAAGGTGAAGCCGCGCGCGATCGCCGCCTTCGATGCCTGCTCCGGACCCGTCATCGCCGCACCCCTTCGTGTTGCGAGGCGGCAGTCGCCATGACTGCCTCGCCTGTGCAAAACGATTCTTGGGGCAGGGCTTAACCAGCGCTTAAGTCCGATGCACCCTACCGCGATGGGGAACCCCTGAAGCGCGGGGGAGGGTCTGTCCGATCAGGGATTCGCCGCGCCTGGCGACGCGCCGCGTGCGGCATGGGCCAGCACCTTCGCGACGTATTCGCGCGTCTCGGGGTAGGCCGGGATGCGGCGCCCCGCGCGCATCACGGCGCCCTCGCCGGCGTTGTAGGCGGCCAGGGCGAGGGACAGGTCGTTCTCGAACAGCGTGATGAGCTGGCGCAGGTAGGCGGCGCCGCCATGCAGGTTGTCGTGCACCGCGAAGACGTCTTTCACGCCGAAGCGCCGCGCGGTGTCGGGCATCAGCTGCATCAGGCCGCGTGCGCCCTTGGGCGAGACGGCGCGCGGATCGAAGCCGGACTCGACGGCGATGACGGCGGTCAGCAGCGACTCCGAGACATCGTGGCGCCGGGCCGCTTCACGGATCACGGGTGCCAGGGTCGGCGGCGTGCTCCGCGCGGCCGGCATCGTTCGGGCCGGCGTTGATGGTGCGGACGGCTGCGGCGCGAGCGGCGGGCTCGGCGGCGCCTCGGCAGCGATCAGCAGGAGGGGTGTCTCGCCGGACGAGTGATTGCTCAGCACCACGCTGCCGCCATCGCCTGCGCCCGTGTAGATCTGCGCCTGGGCCAGCACACAGCTCAGACCGGCTCCGAACGTCATGACCTGACGCAAGAAGGCATGGAGCACGGGGCGGCGCGCTGCGCGGTGGGTGGACATGGTGGAGGCCCATTGAAGCGCATGGCGCCTGGCGCCCCAACGGGGATGCGTCCCCGCATGCACTGGGGACTGCCCCTCGCCCCCTGCATCCAGGGGGCGGGTTGCGGGCGGGGTCTCCCCGGCCTGGGCGGTGCCGGGCTGGATCGCGGCTGGTCTAATACATCTTGTCACTAACCCCGAGATCCGAACCGAAATGCGCTTGTTGCTGGCGGAAGACGACACGGCACTCGGCCGCGCCACCTGCGTCTACATGATGCGGGATGGGCATGCCGTCGACTGGGTCACCAACGGGAACCAGCTGATCGAGCTCACCGGGAAGTTCGACTACGACTGCGTGCTTCTCGATCTGGGCCTGCCCGAGCTCAGCGGGCGCGACTGCCTCGTCAACATGCGGTCGCGCGAGCTCACCACGCCGGTGATCGTGACCACGGCGCAGGGCTTTCGCGACCACCGCATCCACCTGCTCGACCTCGGCGCCGACGACTACCTGGTCAAGCCTTACGACCTCGCGGAGCTGTCCGCCCGCGTCAAGGCGATCGTGCGCCGGAGCCAGGTGGTGAATCCGCCGGCACAGACTCAGCAGTCCTTCGGTCCGCTGACGCTCATGCCGGCCAGCAACTCGGTGCTCTGGCACGGCAACACCGTCGTTCTGACGGCCAAGGAGTTCCGCGTGCTCGAGGCGCTGCTGCAACGACAGAACCGCATCGTGACGCGCCAGCAGCTCGAGGCCGAGATCTATGGCTGGAACGAAAGCGTGGGCAGCAATGCCATCGAGGTGCACATCCACCACCTGCGGCGCAAGATCTCCGGCGAGCTGATCCAG
Proteins encoded in this window:
- a CDS encoding lytic transglycosylase domain-containing protein, with amino-acid sequence MTFGAGLSCVLAQAQIYTGAGDGGSVVLSNHSSGETPLLLIAAEAPPSPPLAPQPSAPSTPARTMPAARSTPPTLAPVIREAARRHDVSESLLTAVIAVESGFDPRAVSPKGARGLMQLMPDTARRFGVKDVFAVHDNLHGGAAYLRQLITLFENDLSLALAAYNAGEGAVMRAGRRIPAYPETREYVAKVLAHAARGASPGAANP
- a CDS encoding response regulator transcription factor codes for the protein MRLLLAEDDTALGRATCVYMMRDGHAVDWVTNGNQLIELTGKFDYDCVLLDLGLPELSGRDCLVNMRSRELTTPVIVTTAQGFRDHRIHLLDLGADDYLVKPYDLAELSARVKAIVRRSQVVNPPAQTQQSFGPLTLMPASNSVLWHGNTVVLTAKEFRVLEALLQRQNRIVTRQQLEAEIYGWNESVGSNAIEVHIHHLRRKISGELIQTVRGVGYQVGTL
- a CDS encoding type II secretion system F family protein; translated protein: MIELPTPRAGVPAAPNAPVPAARAAVLVDEEQFAHDLSLMLRSGLSLIEALRTLSEQGAGNAAEPVREVLQSLQRGESLSRAMQATGAFGVPLLACAKASELTGDLGDSLQRFASNAARIRVLRSRLVSACVYPALLISVTFVVVLFLLVYVVPRFALVLDNAAQDIAPLSRALIHLGKAMHEVQLPIWLTLAAALGTLAWMLWRQARAGQLAGWVLQQTVRLPWMRPYVRSFGLSQLARSGAMLIRSGVPALKALAMCRELVASSDQPRLDRALAAASTGTPLAQSLHDAGLLDTLAWRVLRVAEETGQLHAALDRVADVHDALLERGLERLGRLIEPILMLTIGVVVGGIVVLMYVPIFQMASSIR
- the gspG gene encoding type II secretion system major pseudopilin GspG, with the translated sequence MTGPEQASKAAIARGFTLLELLVVMVIIGLLAGIVAPQYFAQIGKSNAKVARAQIESFGQALDQYRLDVGQYPSSEQGLLALRSAPQQAARWQGPYLKRDVPDDPWGRAYVYKRPGQHGEYDLVSLGADGQPGGEGEAADVVSW
- a CDS encoding GspE/PulE family protein, translating into MSDTSTTAPPDSDAARLAQDMVARLGQRFAAARKLLKNERPEVRDVAMKRWLSEGSGLTLADLTHWKPDQADTELVPFSQGQQRLCVVLRDGSELRHVVLADPFDDGTRMWLESRIRAAGHPPSVWYVAGANDVAAFYARLERETRALDGSTQAANDSNHGVADAEDVLKLSLAGISTDESPVVRFVNGTLYDALKAQASDIHLECAAKGLAVKYRLDGVLQAVARPEGRDFADRVVSRIKVLADLDISERRVPQDGRLKLSYGGRAIDVRVSIMPNLYGEDAVLRILDRYQLSADETLNIEHLGFDADNARFIRKLGAMPYGLLLVTGPTGSGKTTTLYAVLSEVNTGQEKIITIEDPVEYQLPDVLQIPVNEAKGLTFARGLRSILRHDPDKIMVGEMRDAETAQIAIQAALTGHQVFATVHANNVFDVIGRLSTMGVDPYNLVSALNGVVAQRLVRIICPQCSAPDEPDAELIEASALPDILLGWNFRRGIGCAHCRGTGYKGRHAIAQTLAMDVGLRSLIAERASPAVLREAARERGLRTLREAALELVASGQTTLEEANRVTAVEE